Below is a genomic region from Virgibacillus dokdonensis.
AATTACATTTGAAATCCCCAATTCCCTAGCAAACGTCGGAGTTGCGTTTTGCCAAGCAATGGTTCAATATTTCCATCTTACATTTCTTTCTTTGAAAAAGCAAGTAAAAAATATACTATCCTTAAAGGATTTAATCATAAGGCATTTACAACTATGACATAGAGTAACTGATCTTGTACCCTTGTTATTCACATTCGGACAAATCATTTTGATAGGTGGCAAATAATTGCCGAATTTGTTTTTCGTCCTGAGCAATTTGAACTTTTAAATGGTCCATTCCATCAAACTTTATTTCATCACGAACAAAAGAATGAAACTCAATTAATAGCTCCTCTCCATAAAGCTCATTATTATAATCAAATATGTGAACTTCAAGGATGGGTTCTTTCAAGTTATCTTCAAAAGTAGGATTAAATCCTAGGCTTGCCATTCCTTCATATTTTTCCTGTTTATAAAATATTTTGACTGCGTAAATCCCCGGTTTGGGTAGTAAAGCCTCATGGTTTGTCATCACATTAGCAGTTGGGTACTCCATCTGCTTCCCACGTTGTGCACCTTTCACAACAAGTCCATCAACAAGTAACGGTCTACCGAGTAATACATTTGCTTTTTCAACTTCACCTGAAGAAAGTAACTTGCGAATTCTTGTTGAACTAATTTTTTCATTATCATATTCGACTTTATCTACCTTCGTAAAAGTAAAGGCCCCTTTTGCATGGTCGTGTATTGTATCTATATTCCCGCTCCCTTTATGACCATAAGAAAAATCAAATCCAGCAACAAGATGCTTTATATGGAGCCCTTTTATAAAGTGGTTAATAAATGCTTCTGGTTGAAGTGCAGCTAACTCAGAATTAAAAGTAATAATGTATAATTTATCTACACCTAATCGTTTTAAAATTTCTTGTTTTTCGCGTAGTGGTGTAATGTATTTAACTTGCTGTTTCTCTTTTCGTAATACGACAGAGGGATGAGGATAAAACGTAATAACCGCACTTTCCATATTTCTATTCTTCGCTTCGTTTATAGCTGTTTTAATAACATGTTGATGTCCTTTATGTATTCCATCAAAAAAACCAATGGCCGCAACTGTTTCGGGAAGTTCTTCTAATATGAGTATGTGCGGATATGTTAACTCAATTGTTCGCAACTTTCTTCACCTACACTTTTTTATCTACTAAATACACGGACAGGTTTTACATAACCAGTTTGTTTGTCATACACTTCATAAATGGCTAGTACACAGTTGTTGTGCACAACAACAAATGGGTCTGTTTTAAATTGGACGTTGCAAGGAAGCTTTTGTCCATATAAAACTTTTTGGGCTACTTCTTGATCTACATTCCATATATCTAAATGTGTTAACCCGAATTGAAGTGGGTATAGGATGTTTGCTGTACGTTGATTTAAAATAGCCCCTTCTATTGTAGCAAATGTAACCGCATTTTTGTTAGAAAATGCTCCTGTTGCTTCTCTAACCAATGAAACCATATGTGCAGGGTATCCTAAGGCTTTACCTATATCTACACATAATGTACGAATATAGGTTCCTTTTGAACAGACAACGCGAAAAGATATAGTATGTTCTTTGTTGTCTGGAGGCGATAGTAAACTTATTTCTTCAATGCTTACCGTTCGCACTGGACGTTCTACGTATTGATTTTCTCTAGCGTATTCATACAATTTCTTCCCTTTTACCTTAACAGCTGAATACATAGGAGGGGTTTGTTTAATTTCTCCAGTGAACTGAAGGCATACTTCTTCAATCTCCTTTTGAAGTGGCATCACATTAACCACTTTCTCCTCCACTATCTCACCTGAAGCATCTTCTGTATCTGTAGCAGCTCCTAACTTAAGCTTAGCCACATATACCTTTTTCGTATTTGTTAAAAAAGGAACAATCTTTGTTGCTTTTCCAATACAGATAGGTAAGACCCCTTCCACATCTGGATCTAACGTACCTGTGTGTCCAACTTTCTTTGTTTGAAACATTTTGCGAATTTTAATTACACAATCATGTGAGGTAAGACCTCTTGGTTTCCATAATGGCAAAATTCCATGCAACTGTGAAAACCTCCATTCCATATAAAGTGAACCTTCAACAAACTGAGAAATTATAGATGGAAAAAATCTGACCCTATAACATCAGGTCAGATTTTTCTCCAAGCCAAATTTAATCCCGATTACTCTCTGCGAACATATGCATTTTATTATTGAAACATCAGTTATTTAGATCTCTTAAAATTGTCTCAATACGATTACCATATTCATATGCTTCATCAAATTCAAACATCAACTCAGGTGTTTTGCGCAAGCGAATACGTTTGCCAATTTCTGACCGGATAAATCCTTTTGCTTTTGCTAAACCTAGCAGCGTATCTTTTTTTTGCTTATCATTACCTAAAACAGAAATAAACACTTTTGCTTGCTGCAAGTCACCAGTAACTTCAACATCTGTAACTGTTACAAAGCCAACTCGTGGATCCTTGATTTTGCGAGTTAGGATTTCACCTAGCTCTTTTTTCATTTGCTCGCCCACTCGATTAGCACGTAGTTCAGCCATTTCATTCACCTCTTATACTAAACCCATCCAGGGCATGCTTCTAAATTCTTTCTATATGGGTAATGGTTCGTTCTAGCTCTGTATAGGAATCAATAACGTCCATTACACCTTGTAATACTTGCTCTGCGTGTGCTCGCTCTGTTGATATAGTAACGATCCCAAATTTTATACGACGCCATAAATCATGATAATCCAATTCTGTAATAGCTATATTAAAATCTTTTTTACATTTGGTTAGCACAGGCTTTATAATCGATCGCTTCTGTTTTAAAGAGTTGCTCTCGTATAAAAAGCATTCCACTTCCGCATACATAATCATACAGGCTTGATTTCTTCCATAATAAACGCTTCAATGATATCTCCTTCTTTAATATCATTAAAGTTTTTAATAGTTATACCACATTCGTAATTCTGCGCGACTTCCTTCACATCGTCTTTAAAACGTTTTAATGCAGCAATTTCACCTTCAAATTGGACAACGCCATTACGAATTAAACGCACTCCAGAATCTCGCGTGATTTTCCCATCTGTTACATAGCTTCCAGCAATTGTACCAATTTTTGAAACTTTAAATGTTTCACGAACTTCAGCCTGGCCAATTACTTTTTCTTCGTATTCAGGATCAAGCAACCCTTTCATTGCTGCTTCTACTTCTTCAATTGCTTTATAAATCACACGGTGTAAACGAACATCTACTTTTTCCCTGTCAATCGCCTTTTTCGCATTCGCGTCTGGGCGTACGTTAAAGCCAATAACAATAGCGTTAGATGCTGCTGCCAAAATTACATCAGATTCCGTAATGGCGCCGACACCTGTATGAATGATTTTAATATTGACACCTTCGACTTCGATTTTTCTTAGTGAAGAAGCGAGCGCCTCTGCTGATCCTTGCACATCAGCTTTAATAATAATATTAATTTCTTTCATCTCACCTTGTTTGATTTGTTCAAACAAATCATCTAGGCTAACTTTTGTTTGTTCGCTACGGCTTTCCTGAATCTTCTTCTGTTGCCTTGCTTCACCAATTTGACGAGCTTTTTTCTCATCTTTGAATACGAGGAATTGATCTCCGGCTTCGGGTACACCATTTAATCCTGTGATCTCTACAGGTGTAGATGGGCCAGCTTCTGTTACTCTTTGACCAACGTCGTTAACCATAGCACGGACACGACCGTGCGTGTTTCCAACAACTAGTGAATCTCCAACATGTAATGTTCCATTTTGTACAAGTAAAGTAGCTACAGAGCCTCTACCTTTATCCAATTGCGCATCAATAACAGTACCAAATGCGGTGTTACTTGGATTAGCTTTAAGCTCCTCTATTTCAGAGACAAGAACGATCATTTCTAGCAACTCGTCAATTCCTTCCCCTTTGATTGCAGATAGGTTGACAAATATCGTGTCCCCTCCCCAATCCTCAGGTACAAGTCCATACTCGGTCAACTCTTGCATAACACGATCAGGGTTTGCGGCTTCTTTATCCATTTTGTTAACCGCTACAATAATCGGAACTTCCGCCGCTTTCGCATGGTTTATTGCCTCCACTGTTTGTGGCATAACTCCATCATCAGCAGCAACAACTAGGATAGCCACATCTGTAACTTGGGCGCCTCGAGATCGCATGCTTGTAAAAGCTGCGTGCCCTGGCGTATCCAAAAATGTGATCTTTTTCCCATCGTTTTCAACTTGATATGCTCCAATATGCTGTGTAATGCCGCCCGCTTCACCAGCAGTAACCTTTGTATGGCGAATGGAATCTAATAATGTTGTTTTCCCATGATCAACATGTCCCATAATTGTTACAACAGCAGGGCGTTCTACCATATCTTCAGGCTTATCTTCTGCGATATACTTGTCTAAATCCGTATCTTCAAGAATAATTTCTTTTTCAACTTCTACACCAAATTCAGCACAAATCAATTCAATGGAGTCATCATCTAAATCTTGATTCTTGGTAGCCATTACACCTAGAAACATCAATTTTTTAATAATTTCAGATGCTTCTTTATTCAATTTATCAGCAAGTTCGCTAACTGTTAGCGTTCCATGATACTTTATTGCTTTTGGTGTTTCTTTCTCCATAGCTGCTTGTTTTGGCTGTGCTTTCGTATTCGCTTTGCCTTTCTTAACTTGTTTCCCCTGTGGTTTCTGTTGTTGTTTCTTAGGCTTCTGCGAATTATTTGGTTTGTTTTGCTTCTTATTATGAGTTTGGCTTTGTTTCAAATTTGATTGATTATCGCTTTGCTTTTCCATTTTTTGTTGTTTAGATTCTTCCTTTTCCTGCTTTTGCACTTTAAATTTTTTATCAAGCAGCGCTATTGTATTAGGGGAAATCGTCGACATATGGTTTGTCACATCGATATCCTGTTCTTTAAGAAAAGCAACAACTGCTTTACTAGATAGATTATTTTGTTTTGCATATTCATATACACGCATTTTACTCATACGTTCACCCCCAAAATTATTCCCCGAGTAACGTGTTCATTTTTGCAGCAAATCCTGCGTCTAAAATAGCTATTGCTACTCTTTGGGTCTTTCCGATAGCATTCGATATTGTTTCTCTGTCATCTACTATAACATATGGAATTTTATATGTTTTGCATTTGTCTGTTATTTTCTTTTTGGTTTGTGGACCAATATCATTCGCAAGTAAAACCAATACAGCACGTCTAGATCGAATATCTTTCAATATCGCATCTTCACCAAGCGAACATTTTCCAGCTCGAAAAGCAAGACCAAGTAAGTTTAAATAATTATTTTTCATTCGTTGTACCTGCTATTAGATTCCTTAATTCTTCATAGATAACTGAATCAATGGTTGCATTTAAATGTTTATTTAATACGTTTGTTTTTTCTGCTTGGTCAATAACAGCAATGTCTTTACACAAATAGGCTCCCCGGCCATTTTTTTTGCCAGTGGTATCTACAAATACTTCTCCATCTTTATTTCGTACTACACGAATTAAATCTTGCTTTGGCATCATTTCATTGGTTACTACACATCTGCGAGTAGGGATTTTTCGTTTTTTCACCATTCCCAATACCCTCCTTATTCAAACAAGCTTTCTTCATTGTCAGAATAGGTTTCTTCTACTTCATCCAATAACCCTTCTTCTCTTGCATCTGTCTCACTTTTTATATCAATTTTCCAACCAGTTAACTTAGCCGCAAGCCTTGCATTTTGGCCGCGCTTCCCTATGGCAAGAGATAGTTGGTAATCAGGAACAACAACAGTAGTTGACTTTTCTTCTTCATTAACTAATACTGTTAGTACTTTTGAAGGGCTTAAGGCATTTGATACGTAGACAACAGGATCTTCAGACCATTGTACGATGTCAATTTTCTCACCCTTCAGTTCATTTACAATGGCTTGCACTCTCTGTCCCTTTTGACCGACACATGAGCCTACAGGATCAATTTCAGGATCAGGCGCATGAACAGATATTTTAGAACGGTCACCTGCTTCTCGGGCAACAGATTTTATTTCTACAATTCCGTCATATATTTCTGGTACTTCCATTTCAAATAACCGTTTTAGTAGTCCCGGATGAGACCTTGAAATATATATTTGTGGACCTTTACTTGTATTTTCCACTTTTGTTACATACACTTTTATCCGGTCATGCACATGGTATTCCTCGGTAGGCATTTGTTCGGCTTCAGGAAGTTTTGCTTCTACTTTACCAAGGTGGACGTAAACATACCGGGGATCTTTTCTTTGAATAATTCCCGTCATTACGTCATCCTCTCGGTCAGAGTACTCTGAAAAGATAACACCACGCTCGGCTTCTCTTACACGCTGTGTAACAACTTGTTTAGCAGCTTGTGCAGCAATACGACCAAAGTCTTTTGGTGTAACTTCCACTTCCACTACATCATCGAGTTCATAGTTCGGATTAATTTCCTTTGCTTCTTGAATAGGTATTTCTTGTTGTGGATCTTCAACTTCATCGACAATGGTTTTTCTAGAATACACAGCCATTTTCCCAGTATCTTCATTAAGCTCAACACGAACGTTTGTTGCGGATTTGAAATTCTTTTTATACGCTGAAATTAAAGCAGCTTCTAGGGCTTCCATGAGGATTTTTTTATCAATCCCTTTTTCTTTTGCTAAATAATCAATTGCATCGAACAATTGCGTGCTCACTTTTTTCTCCCCCTTTAAAACGATACAGCCAATCTAGCTTTGGCTATCTTCTCAAATGGAATCTCTACAGTTTGATTACGAGTTTTCAATTTATATGAAATAGTTACTACATCATTCGCAAAGTCAACTAGTTTTCCTTCATATTCTTTTTCACCATTTAT
It encodes:
- the rnpM gene encoding RNase P modulator RnpM, with the translated sequence MVKKRKIPTRRCVVTNEMMPKQDLIRVVRNKDGEVFVDTTGKKNGRGAYLCKDIAVIDQAEKTNVLNKHLNATIDSVIYEELRNLIAGTTNEK
- a CDS encoding L7Ae/L30e/S12e/Gadd45 family ribosomal protein, translating into MKNNYLNLLGLAFRAGKCSLGEDAILKDIRSRRAVLVLLANDIGPQTKKKITDKCKTYKIPYVIVDDRETISNAIGKTQRVAIAILDAGFAAKMNTLLGE
- the infB gene encoding translation initiation factor IF-2, which codes for MSKMRVYEYAKQNNLSSKAVVAFLKEQDIDVTNHMSTISPNTIALLDKKFKVQKQEKEESKQQKMEKQSDNQSNLKQSQTHNKKQNKPNNSQKPKKQQQKPQGKQVKKGKANTKAQPKQAAMEKETPKAIKYHGTLTVSELADKLNKEASEIIKKLMFLGVMATKNQDLDDDSIELICAEFGVEVEKEIILEDTDLDKYIAEDKPEDMVERPAVVTIMGHVDHGKTTLLDSIRHTKVTAGEAGGITQHIGAYQVENDGKKITFLDTPGHAAFTSMRSRGAQVTDVAILVVAADDGVMPQTVEAINHAKAAEVPIIVAVNKMDKEAANPDRVMQELTEYGLVPEDWGGDTIFVNLSAIKGEGIDELLEMIVLVSEIEELKANPSNTAFGTVIDAQLDKGRGSVATLLVQNGTLHVGDSLVVGNTHGRVRAMVNDVGQRVTEAGPSTPVEITGLNGVPEAGDQFLVFKDEKKARQIGEARQQKKIQESRSEQTKVSLDDLFEQIKQGEMKEINIIIKADVQGSAEALASSLRKIEVEGVNIKIIHTGVGAITESDVILAAASNAIVIGFNVRPDANAKKAIDREKVDVRLHRVIYKAIEEVEAAMKGLLDPEYEEKVIGQAEVRETFKVSKIGTIAGSYVTDGKITRDSGVRLIRNGVVQFEGEIAALKRFKDDVKEVAQNYECGITIKNFNDIKEGDIIEAFIMEEIKPV
- the truB gene encoding tRNA pseudouridine(55) synthase TruB, whose product is MHGILPLWKPRGLTSHDCVIKIRKMFQTKKVGHTGTLDPDVEGVLPICIGKATKIVPFLTNTKKVYVAKLKLGAATDTEDASGEIVEEKVVNVMPLQKEIEEVCLQFTGEIKQTPPMYSAVKVKGKKLYEYARENQYVERPVRTVSIEEISLLSPPDNKEHTISFRVVCSKGTYIRTLCVDIGKALGYPAHMVSLVREATGAFSNKNAVTFATIEGAILNQRTANILYPLQFGLTHLDIWNVDQEVAQKVLYGQKLPCNVQFKTDPFVVVHNNCVLAIYEVYDKQTGYVKPVRVFSR
- the rbfA gene encoding 30S ribosome-binding factor RbfA, which gives rise to MAELRANRVGEQMKKELGEILTRKIKDPRVGFVTVTDVEVTGDLQQAKVFISVLGNDKQKKDTLLGLAKAKGFIRSEIGKRIRLRKTPELMFEFDEAYEYGNRIETILRDLNN
- a CDS encoding DUF503 domain-containing protein; its protein translation is MIMYAEVECFLYESNSLKQKRSIIKPVLTKCKKDFNIAITELDYHDLWRRIKFGIVTISTERAHAEQVLQGVMDVIDSYTELERTITHIERI
- a CDS encoding bifunctional riboflavin kinase/FAD synthetase; translation: MRTIELTYPHILILEELPETVAAIGFFDGIHKGHQHVIKTAINEAKNRNMESAVITFYPHPSVVLRKEKQQVKYITPLREKQEILKRLGVDKLYIITFNSELAALQPEAFINHFIKGLHIKHLVAGFDFSYGHKGSGNIDTIHDHAKGAFTFTKVDKVEYDNEKISSTRIRKLLSSGEVEKANVLLGRPLLVDGLVVKGAQRGKQMEYPTANVMTNHEALLPKPGIYAVKIFYKQEKYEGMASLGFNPTFEDNLKEPILEVHIFDYNNELYGEELLIEFHSFVRDEIKFDGMDHLKVQIAQDEKQIRQLFATYQNDLSECE
- the nusA gene encoding transcription termination factor NusA; its protein translation is MSTQLFDAIDYLAKEKGIDKKILMEALEAALISAYKKNFKSATNVRVELNEDTGKMAVYSRKTIVDEVEDPQQEIPIQEAKEINPNYELDDVVEVEVTPKDFGRIAAQAAKQVVTQRVREAERGVIFSEYSDREDDVMTGIIQRKDPRYVYVHLGKVEAKLPEAEQMPTEEYHVHDRIKVYVTKVENTSKGPQIYISRSHPGLLKRLFEMEVPEIYDGIVEIKSVAREAGDRSKISVHAPDPEIDPVGSCVGQKGQRVQAIVNELKGEKIDIVQWSEDPVVYVSNALSPSKVLTVLVNEEEKSTTVVVPDYQLSLAIGKRGQNARLAAKLTGWKIDIKSETDAREEGLLDEVEETYSDNEESLFE